The Blastocatellia bacterium genomic sequence GCCGAATCAAACGTCGAGCGTGGATGTCAACGACCGGCTGGCAAGCGATAGCTACGACAGCAACGGCAACACCATCGGCTCGGCGGGCAACACGTATCAGTACGACAGTGAGAACCGGCTGGTGGCGTTGAATGCCGGCACGGCAGCAGAAGTGCGCTATTGTCAACAAGCACGAAGAACTGACCCACTCGCAAGCATGAAGAATTGACCCGCCTCATGACTTGACGCTACTCCGCCGCTTTGGCGCTCCCGCCATTTTGCGGCATTGGGAAGGATGACTTTCCGGCCTGGCGCTTCTCCTTCAGGCGATAGCTCTCGCCGCGGATGTTGATCACCGTGCAACGATGCAACAGCCGGTCTAAGGCCGCCGACGCCATCACCGCATCTCCGGCGAACACCTCGCCCCATTCGCTGAACGCCTTGTTCGACGTCAGGATCATCGCCTGATTCTTCTCATAGCGCTGCGAGATCACCTGAAACACCAGGCTCGCTTGCATCTTGTCCAGCGCTAGGTAACCGACTTCATCCAACACCAGCAGCTTCGGTCGCGTCAGGTTTTTCAACTCGCGGTGCATCCGATTCTCATTCATGGCTTTCGACAACCGCCGCGCCATCTCGATGGCTGTTGTGAAGTAAACCCGATGCCCCAGCTCTGCCGTCATCACTCCGAGCGAGATGGCCAGATGCGTCTTGCCGACTCCTGGCGGGCCTAAGAAGACCACGCTACGGCCCTCATACAAGAACCTCCCCGTCGCCAGTTCCTCAATCAGCCGCTGATCTATCGAGGGCTGCGCCACAAACTCAAACTCCGACAGCCGTTTAAAGTAGGGGAAGCGCGCAAACTGTAAGTTCAACTCGACCGTGCGGCGTTGCCGCTCACGCACTTCGGCGGTCAACAGGTAGCCGAGGAAGTGCGAATACGACCAGCCTTCAGCAGCCGCTTGTTGGGCGGCCTGATCCAACTGCTGCAAGGCGGTGCTCAGGCCCAACTGCTCCAGACCTTGTTGCGCGTTCTCTTCATAGTTGACGCTCATCTTGCCACCTCCTCATAGACCATAAGCGGCGTGATGGCGACGGCTTCCTGTACTGACCCGGAGCTGGCGAAGGTGACCGCTGCCGGCGTCTTTTGCAGCGACAGCTTCCACATCTGCTCGACGTGTTCTTTCTGAGTTACACACAAGCCGGCCTTTGGCGCCCTGGCGTGCTCGGCGATGATCAACTCGCCGCAGCGGATAAACACCTGTTGCTCGCCGTGCTCAACGATGACGTGCTTGCCGACGTGCTCGGGCGGCACTGAGTAGCGCGAGCCGCCGACATGCACGAAGCCCTCGACCGAAACTTTGCGCTCGCTGCGGTGGGCGAGCTGATAAACGGCCACGCTGGTCAGCGGCGTGAGCATCTCACCGGCCAGCAGCTCAACGGGGCGACGTTGGGTGGTGGCGCGCTGGCGGGCGTTGGCAGTCTCAGCCAGCCAGTGACGGGCCTGTGCGTTCATCTCTTCCAGGCTGGTAAAGGAGCGGTCATTGAGGAGGTTGTCTTTCAGGTAATGCACACAGCGTTCGACTTTGCCTTTGGTGCGCGGGCGGCGGATGCGATGCGTCTTGGGCACGATCCCGTAGTGGTTGACGAAGTCCAAAAACAGCGGGTTCCATTGCTGCGGCGACAGCCGCACCTGTTTCATGTTGTCGTAAAGAATCGAACGCGGGAAGCCGCCGAAACAGGCGAAGGCGTTCAAGTGGCAGCCGATCAAAGTCGGCAGATCCATCGCCGAGGTGAACTCGACGTAGAGGTAGCGCGAAAAGCCGAGCACACAAACGAAGGCATAAACCGGCAGGCGCTTGCCAGCGTCGTCCGTGAGATGACCGCAGTAGGCCCAATCCACTTGCGCCTGTTGACCGGGCGGGGTCTCAAAGCGCACCGTCATTTTATCGGCGTTGCGGGCGCGCGGGTGGAGTTCGCGCAAGTAACGGCTCAGGGTGTCAATGCCGCCGCGATAGCCCATGGGTTGAATCTCGGCAAGCAAGCGGACGGCAGAGAGACTGGTCTCAGCACAACGCTGTTAGAGGTAAGGCTTGAACTCGTCGAGCAGCGATGGGCGATGTGGCTTGTGAAAAGCGACGGGCGCTTTCTGGCGCAGCACGCGCCTGACGGTGTTGCGCGAGTGGCCGGTGAGGTCAGCAATGGTTCGGATTGAGTGACCCTGGTGATGCAAGTCTTTAATGTCCATCCACGCCTCCAGATTGAGCCTGGTTCGCCTCCTCTCGGAAAATCGAGAGGATTGTAGTTGGCGAACGCGGATTAATGATGGAGGTGGGTCAATTCTTCGTGCTTGTTACTGGGTCACTTTCTCATGCTTTTTGACAAGCAGCTACACGCACACGCTGCCGAGTCAGATGCCGCGGGCGCAGCACGACGAGAATGAGATGGTGACGACCTGTTACCTGCTGGGGGCGGCCGGGACGGTGGCGGCCGGGTTCGGCGACGTGGTGACGCTGGGCGGCACGCGATTCGTGCGGCGCTGCATGGGGACGGACGAGGTGGTCGCCTATGGCTCGGGGTATTACCGGGTGGGCTGGGGCAGCGGGCAAGTCTGGTGGGTCTTACTGCTGCACTCGGTGGTGCCGACGAGAGGCACCGCCTGCCGAACGTCCAACGACGCCGTCACCACTTCCTGCAACGCCGATGGGACAATTAGCGGCATTTCTGTCGGGATCAACTACAGCGACAGCGACAACTATGACTCGTTCCGGCGGCTGGCTTCAGTCGCCAAATTCATCGCCGGCAACGTCCTGAATTCGCGCAAGACCTACACGTTCAGCTACAACGGCGTGAGCCAGTCGCCGACGCTGGCCTACCTGTCGGGCACGCAGGCCAGTTACGGGGCGCTCCACAGATGAATGCAGCTTATGCCCCGGGGTTGCAGAGGGCAGCAATGGATGAGTCTGTAGCAAGTCGAAATCTTTTGAACTGCTGAGACTTTACTTGCACACGCCGAATAATGATGTAGAAGCACTATAGTCAGCCTCTAAGTCTTTACCCTATTTCCTTCCAACAACAAATTTGAACACTCCACTCTGCGCGCGCTCCCTTCCAACTTTAGAGTGTGAAGCCTGTCAGCTTGCGAAAGGGGGGCTTCGTCCAGGCCCTCGCTCAATCAAGGCCGAAAGCCCTTCGGCCCGTGAGTAGGAAATAGTTTCGGGCATGTATGGACTTGCTTTTGTTCTTCCTTTAATATTTCTTCGTGTGGCGGGCGCTATTGCTCGCCCAGTTCTCTGAATCATTCTTTCCTGGCTCCATAAGCCAGACACGCAGCCTGCATGCGGTCCAGACTCGCCCTTGAGTCTTTTCCGCGGTCGGCTGCAACCCATGTAAGTGCGTGGACGGAACAGTGGTTCCGGCTGCGCTAATGAAACTGAATAGCTTGCTGTTTCATCGGCCCTGCTTCAATAGTCCGGGCAGGGCGGTTCAGTTTCGGGTTGATGCGTGTCTGGAGGTTCTTATGGGGCGACTCGATTCCCATTCCGACAACTCAATAACCTTTCTCTCTGATAAGCGGCCTTGCCGCGCCGACGAAAGCCTCAGAAGCGACGCCTGCAAGCAGCGCGGCGGCTTGATCGAGCGGGAGCGCGCCCGCTCTGCGCGGTATTGCAGCGATTGCGCGCCCATAGTCCGCCGCGAGCAGAGCAGGCTCGGCAAGCACGTATTGCGCAAGAACCCCATATATCGCAAATCGCAGCGGGAATACAGAAAGCACTGGCGCGAAAAGAATAGAGAAAAACTCAGAAACGATATGCGGGAACGGCGCAAGCGCCGCAAACAGGCCGAGGCCGCTACCTGTGCCGAGGAGCAGCGGCGAGCGGCCTGATCGTCAGCCATTTAAGCCAAGAGAAAGAAGAGGACATGCAGATCAATCAATTAAATGTTAGTTGTCACGCAGCCCGCCGGATGGCGCAGTGCAATCTTTCGCCTTCAGACATTGAAGCGGTGATCAGCTTCGGGCACACATCTTTTCTTTCCACAGCGACTCTGTTTTTCCTTGGCTGGCGCGATGTGGCGCGCGGACTGGAGCGAAAGCTGGAGCGGCTGGTCGGCACGTCTGTCGTGACCATCGGCAACCGGATTATCGCTGTCAGCCGAAGCGCGAAGGTGCTTACTAGAATTAAACGGAAGTCAAAGCACCCGGTCCAAGTAATATCGCTTCGCTAGGGCTATAGAGACCAAACAAAATTCCGGAGGCGCAAAAGAGAAAAGAGGAGATTCTTGTGAATAACAACAAATCACCCAAGAGTCCGAAAGATTTCGATCCCCACCTGCGGGAGGTCTTCCTGATCGCCGGCTTCATCGGCAGCGGCTTTACTACTTGTGTCGGCGCCTACGAGATTTTCAACCACAACTGGCTGGTCGCCCTCGCAATCGGCGGTTTCTTTCAAGGGCTTTTGTACGTGATTGGCCGCTATCTGGTGAAGGCGAACGACCGTCGCCATCGTCGCACGCTCATGCTGTGCGCCGCCTGGAGCGCGCTGGCTGTCTTTAGCATCTTTGCTAGCGCCATCACGATGTATTCACTTCAAGAAGAATCG encodes the following:
- a CDS encoding helix-turn-helix domain-containing protein, which gives rise to MDPPPSLIRVRQLQSSRFSERRRTRLNLEAWMDIKDLHHQGHSIRTIADLTGHSRNTVRRVLRQKAPVAFHKPHRPSLLDEFKPYL
- the istB gene encoding IS21-like element helper ATPase IstB; amino-acid sequence: MSVNYEENAQQGLEQLGLSTALQQLDQAAQQAAAEGWSYSHFLGYLLTAEVRERQRRTVELNLQFARFPYFKRLSEFEFVAQPSIDQRLIEELATGRFLYEGRSVVFLGPPGVGKTHLAISLGVMTAELGHRVYFTTAIEMARRLSKAMNENRMHRELKNLTRPKLLVLDEVGYLALDKMQASLVFQVISQRYEKNQAMILTSNKAFSEWGEVFAGDAVMASAALDRLLHRCTVINIRGESYRLKEKRQAGKSSFPMPQNGGSAKAAE